A portion of the Staphylococcus felis genome contains these proteins:
- the yjbH gene encoding protease adaptor protein YjbH, translating to MTEELRVLMDSCREDSNLSPVNKIEIYSFFDPFSQESFKLSAVLSKLRIEYRQYIRIRHILNPSLRVLTKCQAQSTSDRDNIALAFKAAELQGRARAHRFMHLIQNEIIPKRDIVTEEMIGKCIINAGLDFDVYQDDLKNGQLRESLKVDLHIAREMEVETAPSLVFFNEDIQEEGLKVEGLYPYHIYTYIINEMMGKPIEKNLPPKLADYIHQKQLVTEEELLTIYEWPEKTLKKELKKLILQQKVEKLTYPNGEFWKSKM from the coding sequence ATGACTGAAGAATTACGCGTTTTAATGGATAGTTGTCGTGAAGATTCAAATCTTTCACCTGTGAATAAAATTGAGATATACTCTTTTTTTGATCCATTCAGTCAAGAAAGTTTTAAACTTTCTGCTGTACTGTCTAAACTCAGAATTGAATACCGTCAATACATCCGTATTCGACATATATTAAACCCGTCTTTACGCGTGCTTACAAAATGCCAAGCACAAAGCACTTCAGATCGTGATAATATCGCACTTGCATTTAAAGCCGCGGAATTACAAGGTCGTGCACGTGCACATCGTTTTATGCATTTAATACAAAATGAAATCATACCAAAGCGCGATATTGTAACTGAAGAAATGATTGGCAAATGTATAATCAATGCTGGTTTAGACTTTGATGTATACCAAGATGATTTAAAGAATGGGCAGTTAAGAGAAAGTTTAAAAGTTGATTTGCACATTGCAAGAGAAATGGAAGTCGAAACGGCGCCATCATTAGTTTTTTTTAATGAAGATATTCAAGAAGAAGGCTTGAAAGTTGAGGGACTTTACCCGTATCATATATACACATATATTATCAATGAAATGATGGGCAAACCTATAGAAAAGAACCTCCCACCAAAACTTGCAGACTATATTCATCAAAAGCAGCTGGTGACGGAAGAAGAACTGTTAACAATATATGAATGGCCTGAAAAAACCTTAAAAAAAGAATTAAAGAAGTTAATCTTACAACAAAAAGTTGAAAAGTTAACCTACCCAAATGGAGAGTTTTGGAAATCCAAAATGTAG
- a CDS encoding truncated hemoglobin YjbI, with the protein MTKTPYEVIGQEALDKMIDHFYLLVEQDSRINHLFPGDFAETARKQKQFLTQFLGGPNLYTEEHGHPMLRQRHLPFPIDYAAKEAWLENMAIAIETANFPHNAGAYLYERLRLTANHMVNIEN; encoded by the coding sequence ATGACAAAAACGCCTTATGAAGTGATTGGCCAAGAAGCCTTAGACAAAATGATTGATCATTTTTATTTACTTGTTGAACAAGATTCTCGTATTAATCATTTGTTTCCTGGAGACTTTGCCGAAACTGCACGTAAGCAAAAACAATTTTTAACACAGTTTCTCGGTGGTCCGAATTTATATACAGAAGAACATGGTCATCCTATGCTCAGACAGCGTCATCTTCCATTCCCAATTGATTACGCTGCAAAAGAGGCATGGCTTGAGAATATGGCCATTGCAATTGAAACTGCTAACTTTCCGCACAATGCTGGTGCGTACCTATATGAACGACTCCGCTTAACTGCGAATCATATGGTTAATATTGAAAATTAA
- a CDS encoding CYTH domain-containing protein, whose product MSIEKEIEFKQLLDAHQYQKIKNTYFQNQDPFSQKNYYIDTPDMQISKHQMALRIREKGNSNFELTLKVPDSVGLTEYNTPISSLPSASVNLSYKLLSQEILTVLNKKAIDVHQLGILGALETHRLEKQLPSGLLVLDHSLYLDTEDYELEFEVNTYQQGLLAFQDILEQFEIQHQPPLNKVQRFFERKHFLKSQTE is encoded by the coding sequence ATGTCAATTGAAAAAGAAATTGAATTTAAACAACTATTAGATGCACATCAATACCAAAAAATTAAAAACACTTATTTTCAAAATCAAGATCCATTCAGTCAGAAAAATTATTATATCGATACGCCTGATATGCAAATTTCTAAACATCAAATGGCATTGAGAATTCGAGAGAAAGGCAACTCAAATTTTGAATTAACTCTAAAAGTGCCAGATAGTGTGGGCTTAACAGAATATAACACGCCAATAAGCAGTTTACCATCTGCCAGCGTCAATCTATCATACAAGTTATTATCTCAAGAGATACTGACTGTCCTGAACAAGAAAGCAATTGACGTCCATCAATTGGGCATTCTAGGCGCTCTCGAAACACATCGACTAGAAAAACAACTACCCAGTGGTCTTCTTGTCCTTGATCATAGTTTATATCTTGATACTGAGGATTACGAGCTAGAATTTGAGGTTAACACATATCAACAAGGATTATTAGCGTTCCAAGATATACTTGAACAATTTGAAATTCAACATCAGCCACCTCTCAATAAGGTTCAGCGTTTTTTCGAGCGTAAACACTTTTTGAAATCTCAAACTGAATGA
- a CDS encoding GTP pyrophosphokinase, with product MNQWEIFLAPYRQAIEELKVKLKGLRKQYEVTEHNAPIEFVTGRVKPITSIIDKANKRGIPYDRLSDEMYDIAGLRMMCQFVDDIDKVVELLRQREDFRVVEERDYINNTKQSGYRSYHVIIEYPIETLNGTKSILAEIQIRTLAMNFWATIEHTLRYKYDGDYPPEIQTRLERAAEAAFLLDEEMSEIKDEIQEAQKYYSKKRAKKHESREVE from the coding sequence ATGAATCAATGGGAAATTTTTCTAGCGCCTTATCGACAAGCGATTGAAGAGCTTAAAGTAAAACTTAAAGGGTTGCGTAAACAATATGAGGTAACTGAGCATAATGCACCAATCGAATTTGTGACTGGACGTGTTAAACCAATCACAAGTATTATTGATAAGGCGAATAAAAGGGGTATACCGTATGACCGTTTAAGTGACGAGATGTATGACATTGCGGGATTGCGTATGATGTGTCAATTTGTTGATGATATTGATAAAGTAGTTGAGTTGTTACGTCAGCGTGAAGATTTCAGAGTTGTTGAAGAACGTGATTATATTAATAACACAAAACAAAGTGGATATCGTTCATATCATGTGATTATTGAATATCCTATTGAAACATTAAACGGAACGAAATCGATTTTAGCTGAAATACAAATTCGGACGTTAGCCATGAATTTTTGGGCGACCATTGAACATACACTTAGATACAAATATGATGGAGATTATCCTCCTGAAATTCAAACGAGACTTGAACGAGCAGCAGAAGCCGCATTTTTATTAGATGAAGAGATGTCTGAAATTAAAGATGAAATTCAAGAAGCTCAAAAATACTATTCAAAAAAACGAGCTAAAAAACATGAGAGTCGCGAGGTGGAGTAA
- a CDS encoding NAD kinase produces MRYAILSKGDSKSDALKHKMKTHMKDFKMVEDVENPEIVISVGGDGTLLQAFHQYSHMLARCAFVGIHTGHLGFYADWLPHEVEKLIIEINNSEFQVIEYPLLEMIVRYNDKGYETRYLALNEATMKTENGTTLVVDLDIRGQHFERFRGDGLCISTPSGSTAYNKALGGALIHPSLEAIQIAEIASINNRVFRTVGSPLVLPKHHTCHVKPVNHDVILTTIDHVSVKHKNVNTIQYRVANEKIRFARFRPFPFWKRVHDSFISSGEEV; encoded by the coding sequence ATGCGTTATGCGATTTTGTCTAAAGGTGATTCGAAATCAGATGCGCTTAAGCATAAGATGAAAACCCATATGAAGGATTTTAAGATGGTTGAAGATGTAGAAAATCCTGAAATCGTCATTTCTGTTGGAGGCGATGGGACATTACTACAAGCATTTCACCAATATAGTCATATGTTAGCTAGATGTGCTTTTGTAGGGATACATACAGGCCATTTAGGATTTTATGCAGATTGGCTACCACACGAAGTTGAAAAGTTAATTATAGAAATTAATAACTCAGAGTTTCAGGTGATTGAGTACCCATTGTTAGAGATGATTGTACGATATAATGATAAAGGTTATGAAACGCGTTACTTAGCTTTGAATGAAGCAACAATGAAAACCGAAAATGGAACGACTTTAGTAGTTGATTTAGATATACGTGGCCAACATTTTGAGCGTTTTCGAGGTGATGGGTTGTGTATATCGACACCATCTGGTTCTACGGCTTATAATAAAGCATTAGGCGGTGCTTTAATTCATCCTTCACTTGAAGCCATTCAAATTGCTGAAATTGCTTCGATTAATAATAGGGTATTTAGAACTGTAGGCTCTCCTCTAGTTTTACCAAAGCATCATACATGCCACGTTAAACCGGTCAATCATGATGTTATCTTAACAACTATTGATCATGTAAGTGTGAAACATAAAAATGTAAATACCATTCAGTACAGAGTCGCAAATGAAAAAATCCGTTTTGCTCGATTTAGACCATTTCCGTTTTGGAAAAGGGTACATGATTCCTTTATCTCAAGTGGTGAAGAAGTGTGA
- a CDS encoding RluA family pseudouridine synthase, whose translation MIFEYNVQSPVTLKTFLYEQNFSKKTISAIKQDGALLVNNTPKTVRHQLSIGDMVVVKLPREVPSGNLIPFDKPLDILYEDEWLLIVNKSHYQNCGPSREHPHESLVEQVLAYMQQHDESGIPHIITRLDRHTMGIVIIAKSRHIHHLMSTISITKLYECICKGVLTEPGVIEQPIARHSESIIERVVSNNGKYAKTLYWPIQNNEMYTLCRVKLETGRTHQIRVHFKHIGHPLVGDYLYGEVHPYYKTQLLKCAEVIFVHPITKKEVCIQTAKPQLVHILQTLS comes from the coding sequence GTGATATTTGAATATAATGTACAATCACCTGTAACGTTAAAAACGTTTTTATATGAGCAAAACTTTTCTAAAAAAACGATTAGCGCCATTAAACAAGATGGCGCTTTACTTGTTAACAATACCCCAAAAACTGTTCGGCATCAATTAAGCATAGGAGATATGGTTGTTGTCAAGTTGCCGCGAGAAGTACCGAGCGGGAACCTTATTCCTTTTGATAAACCGTTAGATATTTTGTACGAAGATGAATGGTTATTAATCGTTAATAAATCGCATTATCAGAATTGCGGCCCTTCGAGAGAGCATCCTCATGAAAGCCTTGTTGAGCAAGTGTTAGCATATATGCAACAACACGATGAGTCTGGTATCCCGCATATAATAACACGACTTGATCGTCATACTATGGGGATTGTCATTATTGCAAAATCTCGACACATACATCATCTCATGTCGACGATATCCATTACAAAGCTTTATGAATGTATTTGTAAAGGCGTTTTAACGGAACCCGGTGTGATTGAACAACCGATTGCTAGACATTCCGAAAGCATTATTGAAAGAGTGGTTTCAAATAATGGGAAGTATGCAAAAACATTATATTGGCCAATCCAAAATAATGAGATGTATACCTTATGTCGTGTAAAACTTGAAACAGGGCGAACACACCAAATTCGTGTCCATTTTAAACATATTGGACATCCTTTAGTGGGGGACTATTTATATGGAGAAGTACATCCTTACTACAAAACACAATTATTGAAATGTGCTGAAGTCATTTTTGTCCACCCAATTACGAAAAAAGAAGTTTGTATTCAAACTGCAAAACCTCAGTTGGTTCATATTTTACAAACTTTATCATAG
- the mgtE gene encoding magnesium transporter, which translates to MNNEKEHLILDDEERYNKILLDRLIQEDDIDGFREEFLAMHSYEQSEYFEDSDESIHQKMYQYLSPEEVSQFFESLEIDEEAYEDLFEEMNVAYASQVLECMSYDNAVDILNQLSKRKIASLLMLMNRDDAKEIKALLHYDEDTAGGIMTTEYISLTITTPVHEALMHVKDQAPNAETIYVIFAVDEQKKLVGVLSLRDLIVAENDAYIEDIMSERVISANVADDQEDVAQTMRDYDFIAMPVVDYQNHLLGIITIDDIVDVMDEEASEDYSRLAGVSDIDSTDDTILQTALKRLPWLMILTVLGMITASILGSFEETLEKVALLAAFIPIISGMSGNSGTQSLAVSVRNISTGDIKEKSKIKLALRESGSGFLTGITCAFCLCMIIILIYNQPFLALIVGTSLTIAMTVGTTIGSVIPLLMNKIGIDPAVASGPFITTINDIVSMLIYFGLATSFMTYLM; encoded by the coding sequence TTGAATAACGAAAAAGAACATTTAATACTAGATGATGAAGAAAGATACAATAAGATCCTTTTAGATCGTTTAATTCAAGAAGACGATATAGACGGTTTTAGAGAAGAATTTCTTGCGATGCACTCATATGAGCAAAGTGAATATTTTGAAGATAGCGACGAATCGATTCATCAAAAAATGTATCAGTATCTTTCACCAGAAGAGGTCTCACAGTTTTTTGAAAGCTTAGAGATTGATGAGGAAGCCTATGAAGATTTATTTGAAGAAATGAATGTAGCCTATGCCAGTCAGGTACTTGAATGTATGTCATACGACAATGCAGTAGATATATTGAATCAATTATCCAAACGCAAAATTGCAAGTTTGCTGATGCTGATGAATCGTGACGATGCCAAAGAGATTAAAGCGTTGTTACACTATGATGAAGATACTGCCGGCGGTATTATGACAACAGAATATATTTCATTGACTATTACGACACCAGTTCATGAGGCGTTAATGCACGTTAAAGATCAAGCGCCTAACGCTGAAACAATATATGTTATTTTTGCTGTGGATGAGCAAAAAAAATTAGTCGGTGTTTTGTCATTAAGAGATTTAATTGTAGCTGAAAATGATGCATATATTGAAGATATCATGAGTGAGCGTGTCATTAGTGCTAATGTAGCGGATGACCAAGAAGATGTTGCTCAGACAATGAGAGATTATGACTTTATCGCCATGCCAGTAGTGGATTACCAAAACCATTTACTGGGTATTATTACCATTGATGATATCGTCGATGTTATGGATGAAGAGGCGAGTGAAGACTACTCTCGATTAGCCGGTGTATCTGATATCGATTCAACCGATGATACGATATTACAGACTGCACTAAAACGTCTACCGTGGTTGATGATTTTAACAGTACTTGGAATGATTACAGCATCTATTTTAGGGTCATTTGAAGAAACTTTAGAAAAAGTAGCGCTTCTTGCAGCATTTATTCCTATTATTAGTGGCATGTCTGGAAATTCTGGGACACAATCACTCGCCGTTTCGGTACGTAATATTTCAACTGGAGATATTAAAGAGAAAAGTAAAATTAAGCTTGCTTTACGTGAGTCCGGAAGTGGGTTTTTGACAGGGATAACGTGTGCTTTTTGTTTATGTATGATTATTATTTTAATTTACAATCAACCTTTTCTAGCGCTTATTGTCGGTACAAGTTTAACAATCGCGATGACTGTCGGGACAACAATAGGTTCAGTTATTCCACTGTTAATGAATAAAATAGGTATCGATCCTGCAGTCGCAAGTGGGCCATTTATTACAACAATCAATGATATTGTCAGTATGTTAATTTATTTTGGATTAGCTACTTCATTTATGACATATCTCATGTAA
- a CDS encoding monovalent cation:proton antiporter family protein, which produces MEFVSLVIVIIAAVLTPIIINRLKISFLPVVVAEILMGIVIGHSFLNIVHADETLKILSTLGFIFLMFLSGLEIDFNAFKKEKTNKKQDDTSAPGHFSLALVVFIFIMIVSTLLAYMFKWIGLIDDVLLMVIIISTISLGVVVPTLKEMNIMRTRIGQFILLVAVLADLATMILLTVYGALNATGSSTIWLIGILAIFPIVFYFLGVFLKKAPIFEKLMNGTTQIGIRAVFALIILLVALAEGVGAENILGAFLAGVVVSLLKPNPDLIEKLDSFGYGFFIPIFFIMVGVELDIPSLIKNPSLLIIIPILILAFIISKLIPVLFIRKWFDSKTTIASAFLLTSTLSLVIAAAKIAEKLGTISDETSGILILSAVITCVFVPIVFKKLIPVPDEMQRSVKVAMIGKNQLSIPIAQGLSSHLYQVTLYYREDLSDQRKLSDDITMVEFPDYNEDMLERLGLFDSDIVVCSTNDDNINRRVALMAKDHGVERVICRLETNDEEHELSSKGIELFSNFQSNQILLKGMIETPNMLNLLSNVETSLYEIGMYNYAFDQMQLRDFPFGGDVIFVRIIRNNESIIPHGDTYLQYGDRLIVTGTKEYVDQLKIELEMF; this is translated from the coding sequence ATGGAATTTGTATCACTCGTTATCGTAATAATAGCGGCTGTTTTAACACCTATTATTATCAATCGTTTGAAAATTAGTTTTTTACCGGTAGTTGTAGCCGAAATATTGATGGGTATCGTAATCGGACATTCATTTTTAAACATCGTTCATGCTGATGAAACACTTAAAATTTTGTCTACATTAGGATTTATATTTTTAATGTTCTTAAGTGGACTTGAAATTGACTTTAATGCCTTTAAAAAAGAGAAAACGAATAAAAAGCAAGATGATACATCGGCACCTGGCCATTTTTCATTAGCTTTAGTCGTTTTTATATTCATTATGATTGTTTCAACGCTTTTAGCTTATATGTTCAAATGGATAGGGCTAATTGATGATGTTTTATTAATGGTTATTATTATTTCAACGATTTCACTAGGTGTTGTTGTCCCAACACTTAAAGAGATGAACATTATGCGTACACGTATCGGTCAGTTTATTTTATTAGTAGCTGTGTTAGCTGATTTAGCAACAATGATACTATTGACGGTATACGGCGCATTAAATGCGACAGGTAGTAGTACGATATGGTTAATTGGGATTTTAGCGATTTTTCCAATAGTCTTTTACTTTTTAGGTGTATTTCTTAAAAAAGCACCTATTTTTGAAAAGTTAATGAATGGGACAACGCAAATCGGTATACGTGCGGTTTTTGCACTGATTATTTTATTAGTAGCGCTTGCTGAAGGTGTCGGTGCAGAAAATATTTTAGGTGCATTTTTAGCAGGGGTTGTTGTATCGCTTCTCAAACCTAATCCAGACTTAATCGAAAAGTTAGATTCATTTGGATATGGCTTTTTTATACCGATATTCTTTATTATGGTAGGCGTGGAGTTAGACATCCCATCGCTTATCAAAAATCCATCATTACTCATTATTATACCGATTTTAATACTAGCTTTTATCATATCAAAGCTTATTCCAGTCTTGTTTATACGAAAATGGTTTGATAGTAAAACGACTATCGCGTCAGCCTTTTTGCTAACGTCTACTTTATCACTTGTTATTGCGGCAGCTAAAATTGCTGAAAAGTTAGGTACAATCAGTGATGAAACATCGGGAATATTGATATTAAGTGCAGTGATTACATGCGTTTTTGTACCGATTGTATTTAAAAAACTGATACCTGTTCCTGACGAAATGCAACGCTCAGTTAAAGTCGCGATGATCGGAAAAAATCAATTGTCAATTCCAATCGCTCAAGGGTTAAGCTCACATTTGTATCAAGTCACACTATATTATCGTGAGGATTTGTCAGATCAACGTAAATTATCAGACGATATAACCATGGTTGAGTTTCCTGATTATAATGAAGATATGCTCGAACGACTGGGTCTATTCGATAGCGATATAGTCGTATGTTCGACAAACGATGATAATATCAATCGTCGCGTTGCATTAATGGCAAAAGATCATGGTGTTGAACGTGTCATATGCCGTTTAGAAACAAATGATGAAGAGCATGAGTTATCAAGTAAAGGAATCGAGTTATTTAGTAACTTCCAAAGTAATCAAATCTTACTTAAAGGTATGATTGAAACACCAAATATGTTGAACTTATTGAGTAACGTCGAAACGTCCTTGTATGAAATTGGTATGTATAACTATGCTTTTGATCAGATGCAATTGCGTGATTTTCCATTTGGAGGGGACGTCATCTTTGTGCGAATTATTCGCAATAACGAATCTATTATTCCGCATGGCGATACTTATTTACAATATGGAGATCGTCTCATCGTCACAGGTACCAAAGAATACGTAGATCAACTAAAAATTGAGCTGGAAATGTTTTAA
- the fabI gene encoding enoyl-ACP reductase FabI, which translates to MMNLENKTFVIMGIANKRSIGFGVAKVLDELGAKLVFTYRKERSFKELDKLIDQLNQSEKHVYQIDVQSDEDVINGFEKIGQDVGKIDGVFHSVAFARVEELRGRYSETSRDGFLLAQDISSYSLTIVAREARKIMSESGGSIVTSTYIGGEFAVPNYNVMGIAKASLEASVKYLAADLGQDNIRVNAISAGPIRTLSARGVGNFTSILKEIEERAPLQRNVDQEEVGKTAAYLLSDFSSGVTGENIHVDAGFHAIR; encoded by the coding sequence GTGATGAATCTTGAGAATAAAACGTTTGTAATCATGGGGATTGCAAATAAAAGAAGTATTGGATTTGGTGTAGCTAAAGTTTTAGATGAACTTGGCGCAAAACTTGTTTTCACATATCGTAAAGAAAGAAGCTTTAAAGAACTTGATAAACTCATCGATCAGTTGAACCAAAGCGAAAAACATGTATATCAAATTGATGTGCAAAGTGATGAAGATGTGATTAATGGTTTTGAAAAAATCGGACAAGATGTTGGGAAAATTGATGGTGTCTTCCATTCGGTTGCTTTTGCACGTGTAGAAGAACTACGTGGACGCTATTCAGAAACATCACGTGATGGTTTCTTACTAGCTCAAGATATTAGTTCATATTCATTAACGATTGTAGCACGTGAAGCTAGAAAAATTATGAGTGAAAGTGGTGGAAGTATTGTAACTTCAACATATATTGGTGGTGAATTTGCAGTACCGAACTACAATGTAATGGGTATCGCGAAAGCAAGTCTCGAGGCGTCTGTTAAATACCTAGCAGCTGATTTAGGACAAGATAACATTCGTGTCAATGCGATTTCAGCAGGACCTATTCGCACATTAAGTGCACGTGGTGTTGGTAATTTCACATCAATATTGAAAGAAATTGAAGAGCGTGCCCCATTACAGCGAAATGTTGATCAAGAAGAAGTCGGTAAAACAGCAGCCTACTTATTAAGTGATTTTTCATCAGGCGTTACAGGTGAAAACATTCATGTTGATGCAGGTTTTCATGCGATACGTTAA
- the cozEa gene encoding lipoteichoic acid biosynthesis protein CozEa, protein MTNKVWFRTGIALLILFLLIKLFLDIDHLFAPIITIVGSVLLPLLLSGFLFYICLPFQNLLEKWHFPRWASITIILLGLTGMVAVVIGLVGPIIASQIENLINQLPYIQNQTQDFINFALDQRDRLPEQVTDKINEVINNFGTMTSDILSNSLNIITSIISTLFLLILVPFFLIYMLKDHERFIPAIAQVFNGERKIFVVNLLKDLNHTLKSYIQGQVTVSLILGVILFIGYSIIGLEYTVLLVMFACVANMIPFLGPWMAFLPAGILGLIQSPTTFVWVCIVTLIAQQLEGNVITPNVMGKSLNIHPLTIIIVILASGSLGGFVLILVAVPLYAVIKTLVRNVFKYRHQIILTAQSDVNDKSKL, encoded by the coding sequence ATGACAAATAAAGTCTGGTTTCGAACAGGTATTGCTTTACTTATTTTATTTCTACTGATCAAACTATTTTTAGACATTGATCACTTATTTGCCCCAATTATTACAATTGTTGGATCTGTTCTTTTACCATTACTATTAAGTGGCTTTTTATTCTACATATGTTTACCATTTCAAAATTTACTTGAAAAATGGCATTTTCCAAGATGGGCAAGTATTACAATTATTTTGTTAGGGTTAACAGGCATGGTTGCTGTTGTGATTGGTTTAGTAGGTCCGATTATTGCATCGCAAATTGAAAATTTAATTAACCAGCTTCCATATATTCAAAATCAAACGCAAGATTTTATTAATTTTGCACTAGATCAACGCGATCGTTTACCAGAACAAGTAACTGATAAAATTAATGAAGTGATCAATAACTTCGGTACGATGACTTCTGATATTTTATCAAATTCACTTAATATTATTACAAGTATTATTTCGACATTGTTCTTATTAATTCTAGTCCCTTTCTTCTTAATTTATATGTTAAAAGATCATGAGCGTTTTATCCCTGCGATTGCTCAAGTTTTTAATGGGGAGCGTAAAATTTTTGTTGTAAACTTATTAAAAGACTTAAACCATACATTAAAATCTTATATTCAAGGTCAAGTGACTGTCAGTTTGATTTTAGGCGTTATCCTATTCATTGGATATTCAATTATCGGACTTGAGTATACGGTTTTACTCGTTATGTTTGCTTGTGTTGCCAATATGATTCCATTTTTGGGACCATGGATGGCATTTTTACCCGCTGGTATTTTAGGATTAATCCAAAGCCCTACTACGTTTGTTTGGGTCTGTATCGTCACTTTAATTGCACAACAACTTGAAGGAAATGTAATTACACCTAATGTAATGGGCAAATCGCTCAATATTCATCCGTTAACAATTATTATTGTAATCTTAGCATCTGGCAGTTTGGGTGGATTTGTTTTAATTTTGGTAGCTGTTCCTTTGTATGCTGTCATTAAAACATTAGTACGTAATGTCTTTAAATACAGACATCAAATTATACTAACGGCACAAAGCGATGTTAATGATAAAAGCAAATTATAA